The proteins below come from a single Thunnus thynnus chromosome 10, fThuThy2.1, whole genome shotgun sequence genomic window:
- the oprd1b gene encoding opioid receptor, delta 1b has translation MEFPTLPPDAVGDFTERYSVSATPLNITFSDGLLPSSSNETIRAATRDTTNLIIAVCITALYSLICAVGLVGNVLVMYGVVRYTKMKTATNIYIFNLALADALATSTLPFQSAKYLMRTWPFGELLCKVIIAIDYYNMFTSIFTLTMMSVDRYIAVCHPVRALDFRTPAKAKLINVCIWILSSAVGVPVMIMAVTKVTDNGSTACTLKFPESEWYWDTVMKICVFIFAFVVPVLVITICYGLMILRLKSVRLLSGSKEKDRNLRRITRMVLVVVAVFIICWTPIHIFIIVKTMVDIDHKNPLVAASWHLCIALGYTNSSLNPVLYAFLDENFKRCFRDFCLPYRSRMDQNSFSRVRNSTREPVSVCAPATRERPPA, from the exons ATGGAGTTCCCCACTCTTCCTCCCGACGCTGTTGGTGATTTTACGGAGCGCTACTCGGTCTCTGCAACTCCTTTAAATATTACATTCTCCGATGGTCTCCTGCCTTCAAGTAGCAACGAGACCATCAGGGCTGCAACAAGGGACACCACAAATCTCATCATCGCCGTTTGTATCACGGCTCTGTACTCTCTCATCTGCGCGGTGGGACTGGTGGGAAACGTCCTTGTGATGTACGGGGTGGTCAG ATACACCAAGATGAAGACCGCCACCAACATCTACATCTTCAACTTGGCCCTGGCGGACGCTCTCGCCACCAGCACCCTCCCCTTCCAGAGCGCCAAGTACCTGATGAGGACATGGCCCTTCGGGGAGCTGTTGTGTAAAGTGATCATTGCCATCGACTATTACAACATGTTCACCAGCATCTTCACGCTCACCATGATGAGTGTGGACCGCTACATCGCTGTTTGTCATCCCGTGAGGGCCCTGGACTTCCGCACGCCTGCCAAAGCCAAGCTCATCAACGTCTGCATCTGGATCCTCTCCTCTGCCGTCGGAGTCCCTGTGATGATCATGGCAGTTACCAAAGTGACAGATAATG GCAGTACAGCCTGCACACTCAAATTCCCAGAATCTGAATGGTACTGGGACACGGTGATGAAAATCTGCGTGTTCATCTTCGCCTTCGTGGTGCCCGTCCTGGTCATCACCATCTGCTACGGTCTGATGATCCTGCGGCTGAAGAGTGTCCGCCTGCTCTCTGGCTCCAAAGAGAAGGACAGGAACCTGCGGCGGATCACCCGAATGGTCCTGGTGGTGGTGGCAGTCTTCATCATCTGCTGGACTCCAATCCATATCTTCATCATCGTCAAGACCATGGTGGATATTGACCACAAGAACCCCCTGGTGGCGGCCAGCTGGCATCTGTGCATCGCCCTGGGCTACACCAACAGCAGTCTCAACCCCGTGCTGTACGCCTTCTTGGACGAGAACTTCAAGAGGTGCTTCAGGGATTTCTGCCTGCCCTACCGCTCCCGCATGGATCAGAACAGCTTTTCCAGAGTGCGCAATAGTACGAGGGAgcctgtgtctgtttgtgctcCTGCGACGAGAGAGAGGCCGCCCGCCTGA
- the tcea3 gene encoding transcription elongation factor A protein 3 isoform X1, translating into MTREEDLIRIAKKLDKMVSRNNTEGAMDLLRELKGFNMTLKLLQETRIGMSVNGIRKHCTDEEVIALAKVLIKDWKRLLDSGHSHTDKTAEMKNGVDSSKTAASPNRSPSETQSSHRRLDVKPKHNLDPDKKHSDKNRKEKHDDEHKNKKRHADDPRDEKHLDGNEKQGQEIRKEKHLEEAKKPRTGEDPQLEIDKKQKHDLQSERHKPEPRKERSLEEPKKIKQVEELRKEKHLEEGKKHCYADDMKKDKHREESRHKRPINTPRPPSEPQRDKPADAHKPIFERRGVLDSSVLYPTRFPSPPRPARPPLPVKRPSVDVKKDRRDSKDSSSGHPRPHAPRSASPPTRRPSLEVKKERKVPPDSNAPIAPLSLHPPPPRKEPPDPNAPLPPLPFHLHPPPAPKRTSLDGKKERKESSDSKPPSQKKTSDHVKKDRKDSSDSKVSKKHSVEAKKERKDSSDSKPPLPKKPSLDGKKEKHRKDSCDSKAGQPVKRHSTDSKPDRRESTDSKKSSSPPAKKLAGERRESHGSKTSQPAPPQRKPSTDSNERKSKTDAAKTPTTPTSPMSPGFSSAGGPLSPHLATGDSIRDKCIEMIAAALRTDNDYRDFGTNCDSMAAEIEDLIYQEIKATDMKYKNRVRSRISNLKDPKNPGLRRNVLAGSIELSRIATMSAEEMASDELKQLRNVLTQEAIREHQMAKTGGTTTDLLQCGKCKKKNCTYNQVQTRSADEPMTTFCLCNECGNRWKFC; encoded by the exons GAAGGTGCCATGGATCTGCTGAGGGAACTGAAAGGATTCAATATGACACTGAAACTTCTCCAG gAAACAAGGATCGGCATGTCGGTGAACGGTATCAGGAAGCACTGCACAGACGAGGAAGTCATTGCTTTGGCAAAAGTCCTCATTAAAGACTGGAAAAGACTTCTGG actctggCCATTCTCACACTGACAAAACAGCCGAAATGAAGAATGGTGTTGACTCCAGCAAAACAGCAGCATCTCCGAACAGATCACCCTCTGAGACGCAGAGCAG TCACAGGAGACTGGACGTCAAGCCGAAACACAATTTAGATCCTGACAAAAAACACTccgataaaaacagaaaagaaaaacacgaCGAcgagcacaaaaacaaaaagagacacGCAGACGACCCTAGGGATGAAAAGCACCTGGATGGAAATGAAAAGCAGGGGCAAGAAATCAGAAAAGAGAAGCATTTAGAAGAAGCCAAAAAGCCAAGAACTGGAGAGGATCCCCAGCTGGAAATAGATAAGAAACAGAAGCATGACCTTCAGAGTGAGAGACACAAGCCAGAACCAAGGAAAGAAAGATCACTGGAGGAaccaaaaaagataaaacaggtGGAAGAACTCAGAAAGGAGAAACACCTTGAGGAGGGCAAGAAGCactgctatgcagatgacatgaagaaggacaaacacagagaagagagcaGACACAAGAGGCCGATAAACACACCGCGACCACCGAGTGAGCCCCAGAGAGACAAACCCGCAGACGCTCACAAACCAATATTTGAAAG GAGAGGAGTCTTGGACAGCAGTGTTCTTTATCCCACCCggttcccctcccctcctcgaCCTGCTCGGCCTCCCCTCCCAGTCAAACGCCCCTCTGTGGACGTGAAAAAAGACAG GAGGGACAGTAAAGATTCTTCCTCTGGACATCCTCGTCCTCACGCTCCTCGGTCCGCCTCTCCCCCGACGAGGCGACCTTCGCTGGAAGTAAAGAAAGAGAG GAAAGTTCCACCGGACTCCAACGCTCCGATTGCACCCCTTTCTCTTCATCCTCCACCACCAAG AAAAGAGCCTCCAGACCCCAacgctcctcttcctccactccCGTTTCATCTTCACCCTCCTCCTGCGCCAAAGCGGACATCCCTGGATGGGAAAAAGGAAAG GAAGGAGTCATCAGACTCTAAACCTCCTTCacagaagaagacgtcagatcaCGTGAAGAAAGACAG GAAAGACTCATCGGATAGCAAAGTGTCTAAAAAACACTCAGTGGAAGCCAAGAAAGAAAG GAAAGATTCGTCTGACTCTAAGCCGCCACTTCCCAAAAAGCCCAGTTTGGatggcaaaaaagaaaaacacag GAAGGACTCCTGTGACTCGAAGGCTGGTCAACCCGTGAAACGTCATTCAACTGACTCCAAACCTGACAG GCGGGAATCCACCGATTCAAAGAAAAGCAGCTCACCTCCAGCAAAGAAGCTAGCAGGTGAAAG GAGAGAGTCTCATGGCTCTAAGACCTCTCAGCCTGCACCTCCACAGAGGAAGCCATCAACTGACAGCAATGAAAG AAAGAGCAAAACTGATGCAGCTAAAACTCCCACCACCCCGACCAGCCCCATGTCGCCTGGCTTCAGCTCTGCCGGGGGTCCGCTGTCGCCTCACCTGGCGACTGGAGACTCCATCAGAGACAAATGCATCGAGATGATAGCAGCTGCCCTGCGCACAGACA ACGACTACAGAGACTTTGGAACTAACTGTGACAGCATGGCGGCAGAGATTGAAGATC TTATCTACCAGGAGATTAAGGCCACTGATATGAAATATAAGAACAGAGTGCGCAGCCGCATCAGCAACTTAAAGGACCCAAAGAACCCTGGGCTTCGCAGAAACGTCCTCGCAGGGAGCATCGAGTTAAGCCGCATCGCCACCATGTCTGCTGAG gaAATGGCCAGCGACGAGCTGAAACAGCTGAGGAACGTTCTCACCCAGGAAGCCATCAGGGAGCACCAGATGGCCAAAACTGGTGGCACCACCACCGACCTGCTGCAGTGCGGCAAGTGCAAGAAGAAGAACTGCACCTACAACCAG gTGCAGACACGCAGTGCTGATGAGCCAATGACCACATTTTGTCTGTGTAATGAGTGTGGTAACCGCTGGAAG TTCTGCTGA
- the tcea3 gene encoding transcription elongation factor A protein 3 isoform X2, producing the protein MTREEDLIRIAKKLDKMVSRNNTEGAMDLLRELKGFNMTLKLLQETRIGMSVNGIRKHCTDEEVIALAKVLIKDWKRLLDSGHSHTDKTAEMKNGVDSSKTAASPNRSPSETQSRKDSSDSKPPLPKKPSLDGKKEKHRKDSCDSKAGQPVKRHSTDSKPDRRESTDSKKSSSPPAKKLAGERRESHGSKTSQPAPPQRKPSTDSNERKSKTDAAKTPTTPTSPMSPGFSSAGGPLSPHLATGDSIRDKCIEMIAAALRTDNDYRDFGTNCDSMAAEIEDLIYQEIKATDMKYKNRVRSRISNLKDPKNPGLRRNVLAGSIELSRIATMSAEEMASDELKQLRNVLTQEAIREHQMAKTGGTTTDLLQCGKCKKKNCTYNQVQTRSADEPMTTFCLCNECGNRWKFC; encoded by the exons GAAGGTGCCATGGATCTGCTGAGGGAACTGAAAGGATTCAATATGACACTGAAACTTCTCCAG gAAACAAGGATCGGCATGTCGGTGAACGGTATCAGGAAGCACTGCACAGACGAGGAAGTCATTGCTTTGGCAAAAGTCCTCATTAAAGACTGGAAAAGACTTCTGG actctggCCATTCTCACACTGACAAAACAGCCGAAATGAAGAATGGTGTTGACTCCAGCAAAACAGCAGCATCTCCGAACAGATCACCCTCTGAGACGCAGAGCAG GAAAGATTCGTCTGACTCTAAGCCGCCACTTCCCAAAAAGCCCAGTTTGGatggcaaaaaagaaaaacacag GAAGGACTCCTGTGACTCGAAGGCTGGTCAACCCGTGAAACGTCATTCAACTGACTCCAAACCTGACAG GCGGGAATCCACCGATTCAAAGAAAAGCAGCTCACCTCCAGCAAAGAAGCTAGCAGGTGAAAG GAGAGAGTCTCATGGCTCTAAGACCTCTCAGCCTGCACCTCCACAGAGGAAGCCATCAACTGACAGCAATGAAAG AAAGAGCAAAACTGATGCAGCTAAAACTCCCACCACCCCGACCAGCCCCATGTCGCCTGGCTTCAGCTCTGCCGGGGGTCCGCTGTCGCCTCACCTGGCGACTGGAGACTCCATCAGAGACAAATGCATCGAGATGATAGCAGCTGCCCTGCGCACAGACA ACGACTACAGAGACTTTGGAACTAACTGTGACAGCATGGCGGCAGAGATTGAAGATC TTATCTACCAGGAGATTAAGGCCACTGATATGAAATATAAGAACAGAGTGCGCAGCCGCATCAGCAACTTAAAGGACCCAAAGAACCCTGGGCTTCGCAGAAACGTCCTCGCAGGGAGCATCGAGTTAAGCCGCATCGCCACCATGTCTGCTGAG gaAATGGCCAGCGACGAGCTGAAACAGCTGAGGAACGTTCTCACCCAGGAAGCCATCAGGGAGCACCAGATGGCCAAAACTGGTGGCACCACCACCGACCTGCTGCAGTGCGGCAAGTGCAAGAAGAAGAACTGCACCTACAACCAG gTGCAGACACGCAGTGCTGATGAGCCAATGACCACATTTTGTCTGTGTAATGAGTGTGGTAACCGCTGGAAG TTCTGCTGA